A window of the Alosa sapidissima isolate fAloSap1 unplaced genomic scaffold, fAloSap1.pri scaffold_103_ctg1, whole genome shotgun sequence genome harbors these coding sequences:
- the LOC121700831 gene encoding uncharacterized protein LOC121700831 has translation MEKMLQSTVDGDQRSTDMQIMLGPTEIDHEEVLDDSLMSLKQHDNLRKSEVAIDAIQAPHYMKRKDKQKHTVHTKKLKKSAGNKTNQKGQKIRTKESKNLNPMKAKPKNVAENQKVSQEKGKEKHGGHAKKKKHHSKKQLLPETICTHGERRKLKFTPEFLGMLRLVFQIDIQKKCIRKKKIQHILRRNPEFLRICKKMELSIENVRNRIRLMIKKE, from the exons ATGGAG AAGATGTTACAATCCACTGTGGATGGTGATCAGAGGAGTACAGACATGCAAATCATGTTGGGGCCCACTGAGATTGACCATGAAGAGGTGCTGGATGACAGTCTCATGTCCCTAAAACAGCACGACAACCTCAGGAAATCAGAAGTG GCTATTGATGCCATCCAAGCTCCCCATTACATGAAAagaaaggacaaacagaaacatACAGTCCATACCAAAAAGCTGAAGAAGTCTGCTgggaacaaaacaaatcagaagGGTCAAAAAATCAGAACAAAAGAGAGCAAGAATTTGAACCCTATGAAGGCAAAGCCAAAGAATGTGGCAGAAAATCAGAAAGTTTCACaggaaaaagggaaagaaaaacatggaggtcatgcaaaaaagaaaaagcaccATTCTAAAAAACAACTGCTTCCTGAAACAATATGCACTCAT GGTGAACGAAGGAAACTCAAATTCACACCAGAATTTCTAGGAATGCTCAGACTTGTCTTTCAAATTGATATCCAGAAAAAATGCATCAGGAAGAAGAAAATACAACACATTCTAAGGAGAAACCCAGAATTCTTACGGATATGTAAGAAAATGGAACTATCCATTGAAAATGTTCGTAACCGAATTCGCCTGATGATTAAAAAAGAATAA